The Spirochaetota bacterium genome contains a region encoding:
- the jag gene encoding RNA-binding cell elongation regulator Jag/EloR: MLVKEFSGKSEKEAVKNALEELGLAENEVRIEVLDKGKRSILGIGEEIPARVRIYYEEISNRIKDVKDILENVLKLMSVPATVAAGEESASKIYINIDSPDSGVLIGKKGSTLEALQFLVTLITSKMNGRPAASEPGNGTEEEEHHIIIDIDGYRKRREETLKDIAWRMASVVKRTRRPKMLEPMNPYERRIIHLTLQDDKDVETKSEGDGTIKQVCILPKGGRAYGGRGGNGGGGYGRRGGGGGGYGGGGGGYRRNNYGGGGNNYGNSDRNGNYRPSYRDDNYGPPGNDREIPPEDDNIGNRIDDAPPSR; this comes from the coding sequence ATGCTAGTAAAAGAGTTCAGCGGAAAATCTGAAAAAGAAGCGGTGAAGAATGCGCTCGAAGAGCTCGGTCTTGCCGAGAACGAGGTGCGCATCGAAGTGCTCGATAAGGGCAAACGGAGCATACTCGGCATCGGCGAAGAGATACCGGCTCGTGTACGCATCTACTACGAGGAGATATCCAACCGCATCAAGGACGTCAAGGATATCCTTGAGAACGTCTTGAAGCTCATGAGCGTCCCGGCTACCGTGGCCGCCGGCGAGGAAAGCGCGAGCAAGATATATATCAACATCGACAGCCCCGATTCCGGCGTGCTTATCGGGAAGAAGGGCTCCACACTCGAGGCGCTGCAGTTCCTGGTAACGCTCATCACCTCAAAGATGAACGGGCGCCCCGCGGCAAGCGAGCCGGGCAACGGCACCGAAGAGGAAGAGCATCACATCATCATCGATATCGACGGGTACCGCAAACGGCGCGAAGAGACGCTGAAGGACATCGCCTGGCGGATGGCGAGCGTCGTCAAACGCACACGCCGGCCGAAAATGCTCGAACCGATGAACCCCTACGAGCGACGCATCATCCATCTCACGCTCCAGGACGACAAGGATGTCGAGACAAAGAGCGAGGGCGATGGCACCATCAAGCAGGTATGCATACTCCCCAAAGGCGGTCGCGCATACGGCGGACGCGGGGGTAACGGCGGCGGCGGTTATGGTCGCCGCGGTGGAGGCGGGGGTGGTTACGGTGGTGGCGGCGGCGGCTATCGTCGGAACAATTATGGCGGTGGCGGGAACAATTACGGGAATTCCGATCGCAACGGGAATTATCGTCCGTCCTATCGCGACGACAATTACGGGCCGCCGGGCAATGACCGGGAGATCCCGCCGGAAGACGATAACATCGGCAATCGCATCGATGATGCGCCGCCGTCACGCTAG
- a CDS encoding arginine decarboxylase, pyruvoyl-dependent, with amino-acid sequence MYIPKKLFLTKGVGIHKEKLFSFEMALRDARIAQFNLVRVSSIYPPGCKIIPIEKGLKELEPGQIVHCVLSDISSNEYNRLLAASVGMAVPQHKHQHGYLSEHHSYGMTDEECGDYAEDLAAEMLATILGLDFDPDASYDLKRDIWKMSDQIVKTHNVTQSAIVKKHNVWVTVLAGAILIE; translated from the coding sequence ATGTACATACCGAAAAAGCTGTTCCTGACGAAGGGTGTCGGCATCCATAAGGAGAAGCTGTTCAGCTTCGAGATGGCTCTGCGCGACGCACGCATCGCACAATTCAATCTGGTGCGCGTATCGAGCATTTATCCGCCCGGATGCAAGATCATCCCGATAGAGAAGGGATTGAAGGAGCTTGAGCCGGGACAGATAGTCCATTGCGTCCTGAGCGATATTTCCAGCAATGAGTACAATCGCCTCCTCGCCGCGTCGGTGGGCATGGCGGTGCCGCAGCACAAGCATCAGCACGGCTATCTTTCCGAGCATCATTCCTACGGCATGACCGATGAGGAGTGCGGTGATTACGCGGAAGATCTCGCCGCAGAAATGCTCGCGACCATCCTCGGTCTCGATTTCGACCCGGATGCATCGTATGACTTGAAGCGCGATATCTGGAAGATGAGCGATCAGATCGTCAAGACGCACAACGTCACGCAGTCGGCCATCGTCAAGAAACACAATGTCTGGGTGACCGTGCTCGCCGGGGCGATACTGATCGAATAG
- a CDS encoding AMP-binding protein, whose protein sequence is MLKETLVDLVAHAVRENWDLPAVSDHGGSGYTYGEMGRMMLMLHHLFDENGVHRGDSIALVGRNSAAWGIAYLAVVSYGAVIVPILPDFHPDDMHHIVNHSDSVFVFASDDIIDKLDPGAMKRVRGIFSLTDFSLRHHARRSVADVVHKAVAHFKHRMEHSVTKESFTLPKADNARLAAILYTSGTTGFSKGVMLPLLSLSSNVVFGRNNFSLVPGDTTVAFLPVAHVFGCAFDFLFPITCGCHINFLAKIPSPKIVIEAFAAVKPRIICTVPLVIEKIYARQIKPMLEKAHIRILTQLPFVKTAIHSAIRARLVKAFGGKFYELIIGGAALNEEVEAFLHSIDFPYTVGYGMTECGPIITYSDFKYFRPRSVGRTVERMEVKIDSADPAATAGEILVRGENVTSGYYKDKETTKDSFTKDGWMRTGDLGIMDSEGNVFIRGRSKTMMLGPSGQNIYPEEIEAKLNYLPYVQESIVIERDNKLVALVYPDYEKADAEGLDERGLTKKMDENLKLLAKRLPAFITVSRIELYPEEFEKTPKRSIKRFLYTRN, encoded by the coding sequence ATGCTGAAAGAAACATTGGTCGATCTCGTTGCGCATGCAGTGAGGGAGAATTGGGACCTCCCGGCGGTCTCTGATCACGGCGGATCGGGGTACACCTACGGGGAAATGGGCAGGATGATGCTCATGCTCCATCACCTCTTCGATGAGAACGGCGTGCACCGCGGCGATTCCATCGCACTTGTCGGAAGGAATTCCGCGGCATGGGGCATCGCCTATCTTGCCGTCGTTTCCTACGGGGCGGTCATCGTACCGATACTGCCGGATTTCCATCCCGACGACATGCACCATATCGTGAACCATTCGGACAGCGTGTTCGTGTTCGCCTCCGATGACATCATCGACAAGCTCGATCCGGGCGCGATGAAGCGCGTCCGCGGCATATTCTCGCTCACCGACTTCTCGCTCAGGCATCATGCACGCCGGTCGGTTGCCGATGTGGTGCACAAAGCAGTGGCCCATTTCAAGCACCGCATGGAACATTCCGTAACGAAGGAATCATTCACGCTGCCGAAGGCCGATAATGCAAGGCTCGCCGCGATACTTTACACCTCCGGCACAACGGGCTTCTCGAAAGGGGTCATGCTCCCGCTCTTAAGCTTAAGCTCGAACGTCGTCTTCGGGCGCAACAACTTCTCCCTTGTCCCGGGGGACACCACGGTCGCCTTCCTTCCGGTAGCCCATGTGTTCGGCTGCGCATTCGATTTCCTCTTCCCGATAACCTGCGGGTGTCACATCAACTTCCTCGCGAAGATACCCTCGCCCAAGATAGTCATCGAAGCGTTCGCTGCGGTGAAGCCGCGCATCATATGCACGGTACCGCTCGTCATCGAGAAGATCTATGCCCGGCAGATAAAGCCCATGCTCGAGAAGGCGCACATCAGGATACTTACCCAGCTCCCGTTCGTGAAAACGGCGATACACTCGGCGATACGCGCCAGGCTCGTGAAGGCCTTCGGCGGGAAATTCTATGAGCTCATCATCGGCGGCGCCGCGCTCAATGAAGAGGTCGAGGCGTTCCTCCATTCGATCGACTTCCCCTACACCGTCGGCTACGGCATGACCGAATGCGGTCCTATCATCACCTACAGCGATTTCAAGTACTTCCGCCCGCGGAGCGTCGGCCGCACCGTGGAACGCATGGAGGTGAAGATCGATTCCGCCGATCCCGCGGCGACGGCCGGTGAGATACTCGTACGCGGCGAGAACGTAACGAGCGGCTATTACAAGGATAAGGAAACGACGAAAGATTCGTTCACCAAAGACGGATGGATGCGTACGGGCGACCTCGGCATCATGGACAGCGAAGGCAATGTGTTCATACGCGGCCGATCGAAGACCATGATGCTCGGCCCCTCCGGACAGAACATCTACCCGGAAGAGATCGAGGCGAAGCTCAACTATCTCCCGTATGTGCAGGAGTCGATCGTCATTGAACGGGACAATAAGCTCGTGGCGCTCGTATACCCGGACTATGAGAAGGCGGATGCCGAAGGGCTCGATGAGCGGGGGCTTACGAAAAAAATGGACGAGAACCTGAAACTGCTCGCGAAAAGGCTTCCCGCGTTCATCACCGTATCGCGCATAGAGCTTTATCCCGAGGAATTCGAGAAGACCCCCAAGCGTTCGATAAAACGATTCCTCTATACCAGAAACTGA